The Oncorhynchus nerka isolate Pitt River linkage group LG24, Oner_Uvic_2.0, whole genome shotgun sequence genome has a window encoding:
- the LOC115108435 gene encoding collagen alpha-1(I) chain-like, protein MGQSGQPGLSGGHGAPGSKGNLGSKGKRGPAGPMGPRGMPGFGGAKGKFGQHGSKGQAGGRGLQGHIGPRGIKGNPGLPGNKGQLGPKGIQGDIGPRGPPGKKGFPGLPGLFGNRGMKGIQGMPGVKGLKGVRGQPGKPGPPGRPRNRRPGALGKRRGSKKQTRAMIRRTLTSLPDQNPSSSISWPQGSKDSPATTCHELGLIRPHLQDGHFYVDPNQGCPFDAVQVFCNFTAGGMTCIPPVQSQIIGNWEPEKNMSKKYIQWFSQLDGGYKSEYAGLDVVQLRFLRLHSHSASQHLTIACPFNHNSREIRKNATSRVLHFLGDSGGEIGSSYMTVSKNGCEVEVEVRVRGSTEIHRGDMELLPLRDVRMEGRGDHWDTDLRAVLGPLCFL, encoded by the exons ATG GGTCAAAGTGGACAACCTGGATTGAGTGGTGGTCACGGAGCACCAGGGTCAAAG GGTAATCTTGGATCAAAAGGAAAACGAGGACCTGCAGGGCCAATGGGGCCAAGG GGTATGCCAGGGTTTGGAGGAGCAAAGGGGAAGTTTGGCCAGCATGGATCAAAG ggtcaggcaggcggCAGAGGCCTGCAGGGACATATTGGACCACGAGGAATCAAA GGGAATCCAGGACTGCCGGGGAATAAAGGGCAGCTAGGCCCAAAAGGCATACAG GGAGACATTGGTCCTCGTGGTCCACCTGGGAAAAAGGGCTTCCCTGGTCTACCT GGTCTCTTTGGAAATAGG GGAATGAAGGGGATACAAGGAATGCCTGGAGTTAAGGGACTGAAAGGTGTGCGTGGACAACCA GGAAAACCAGGTCCTCCTGGCCGTCCAAGAAACAGGCGACCTGGAGCCCTTGGTAAAAGAAGAGGATCCAAAAAA CAAACTCGGGCCATGATCAGGAGAACGCTTACCTCACTGCCTGACCAGAACCCAAGCAGCTCCATCAGCTGGCCTCAGGGCAGCAAAGACAGCCCTGCAACCACCTGCCACGAGCTGGGGCTGATTCGTCCACACCTGCAGGATG GACACTTCTACGTGGACCCTAACCAGGGCTGCCCGTTTGATGCCGTGCAAGTCTTCTGTAACTTCACTGCAGGAGGGATGACCTGTATACCTCCTGTCCAGTCACAG ATAATAGGAAATTGGGAACCAGAAAAAAACATGTCAAAAAAGTATATCCAGTGGTTTAGCCAGCTTGATGGTGGCTATAAG TCGGAGTATGCTGGTCTTGATGTGGTCCAGCTCCGATTTCTACGGTTACACAGCCACTCTGCCTCTCAGCACCTGACCATCGCCTGCCCGTTTAACCACAATAGTAGAGAAATCAGGAAAAATGCAACAAGCAGGGTTCTTCACTTTCTGGGTGACTCTGGTGGGGAGATTGGTTCAAGCTATATGACAGTATCGAAGAATGGTTGTGAA gtggaggtggaggtacgaGTGAGGGGAAGCACAGAGATCCACAGAGGGGACATGGAGCTGCTGCCCCTCAGGGATGTTCgtatggagggaaggggagaccACTGGGACACAGACCTCAGAGCTGTCCTGGGACCTTTGTGCTTTTTGTAG
- the LOC115107414 gene encoding complement C1q and tumor necrosis factor-related protein 9A-like encodes MGIQGDRGNHGQQGPKGPLGKEGYLGPSGDRGKEGASGLKGQPGIRGPTGLAGRYGPGGNTGRGRAKGEKGLPGTTGPPGRFGPTGLVGPKGPTGLPGKRGVDGKSGLGGLKV; translated from the exons ATGGGGATCCAGGGAGACAGAGGCAACCACGGGCAACAAGGACCAAAGGGCCCACTGGGGAAAGAA GGATACTTAGGGCCATCAGGGGACAGAGGGAAAGAAGGAGCTTCAGGACTTAAG GGCCAGCCGGGCATCAGAGGCCCTACAGGTCTCGCTGGGCGTTATGGACCAGGGGGCAACACCGGAAGAGGCCGTGCCAAGGGAGAGAAGGGGCTCCCCGGAACCACA GGGCCTCCTGGAAGGTTTGGGCCTACAGGCTTAGTTGGACCAAAAGGACCAACA GGTTTACCAGGAAAAAGAGGAGTCGATGGAAAAAGTGGACTTGGTGGACTTAAGGTGTAA